In Armatimonadota bacterium, the sequence AGCGTCGATCTCCAAAGCATCGCCTTTGACACCGTTCAGTGGCTTGAGGCCACCTGGCGTGACAGAGACGTCCTTGAGGCGCGTGCGCTCACCGCGAAGGGATTCCACTTCGCGCGCCGGCTCGTAACGCAGGCGACCGTCCGTCCCCAGTGTGATGACACGAGGAAGCGACTGTGCGCCCTGCCAGCCGTACCGGGCCGCGTCTCCTCGCTGTTCCCACAACCAGCCGAACATAATGCGCCGCCCCTTGCCGTCCCTGAAAGTCAAGGGCGCGTACAGGCCGCCACCCTGATCGGTGCCGGCCTCCGATTCGGGGGAGAATTTGCCGTCCAGGAATGAGCCGACGAAGTGGTACGACTGCCCGTTCGTTGAGACCATCAGCACCCACTTGTTGCCCAGGGCGAAAAGGTTGGGGCATTCCCACATATCGCCAGTCTTCGTCTTGTCGCCGACGAAGGCGGGGTGAAGGTACTCCCAGGTGCGGAGGTCCTTCGAGCGGTAGAGGAGAATGGCGCCGCCCACGTCCCTGATGCCGGAACCGATGACCGCAAGCCATCCGGCGCCGTCCTTCCACACAAAGGGATCACGGAAACCCGTTACCTGGAGTCCGGGCGGAGGACCTGGGATCACCGGATTCACGGACGGCTTCTGCCAGGTGAGCATGTCCTTGCTGGTGGCGATGCACTGCACTTCGGGCGCCGTTCCGGTGTACACTGCGGTCGCAGTGCCGGCATCGTTCACCATGCAGCCTGAGAAGACACCGTCCTTGTCATAGGGAGCGTCCGGCCTCAGCGCGAAGGGAAGATCCTTCCAATGGACCAGGTCGCGGCTTGACGCATGCCCCCATGTCATGTTCCCCCACGCGGCGCCCTGTGGGTTGTGCTGGTAGAACAGGTGGTACTCGCCGTTGAGCTGGATGAGGCCGTTGGGGTCGTTCATCCAGTTCTTCGGCGCCACGAAATGGTAGACCGGGCGCTGCGGATCCGATGCCAGCGCCTGCCGGTCGCGCAAGGCTTGTTCGCCAAAATCCTCTGTGCTGTTGGCGTAAGCCATGGGCATCACCACTCCTGTGACAAGAACGAAAACCGACAAGCAAGTCCGAAGCATCCTGGCCTCATCATTCCGGAAGTTGGGAACTGAGAATCGAACAAGGAATCTCAATTCAGAATTCTCAATACTCAACTCTCAATACTCAAGTCCCGCCGCTCAAAATCCCCACTTCGTCGTATCTTCCTCGACGGCCGCGGGGATCGGCGCCGCGCCGTCCATCGGGAGGGTGACCGGCAGTCTGCCAGTGGGTTCCACGGCGCCGACAAGAACCTCGGCGAGCGCCGTGAGGCTGGCGGCGGTGTAGCCGTAGGTGCACAGATACGTGGGCGCCTGCGGGAAGTGGCGGATGTCATAGGGGTTGCGGATCGCCGCCACCACAACCGGCTTGTCCAGCGCGATCATGCTCTTGATCATCTCCGCCTGAGCGGCTTCGTCCTGCGGAACCTGCGTCCAGGGCTCTTTGTGCTTGGTCAGAACCACGATGGCGGTCGCTCCGGCTGATTTCGCCGCAACCTCGGCCAACTGCTCGTTCGTGAAAGCGGGGCCGATCCCCACGTGCTCAACCGGCGCCGTGTCCAGGGATTGGAAAAGGCGCGCGGAAGCGATCTCCTCCGCCAGCGCACGCGCCGGGTCCGGCGGCCCCACAACCAGCGTCTTGCCGGGCCGAAGGGGAATGCGTTTTGCCTCGTCCTTCACCACCGTGACGCTCCTGCGCGCGATTTCGTGTTCAAGGGCGCGATGGTCCACGCAGCCGACAACCTTCATCACGGAATCCACGTCCACCACGCGGCGCGCCTCCAGGTCGTATTTCGCTTTGGAAGCCAGGATTCGCTCCACGCTTTCGTCGATGCGCGACTCGGGAATCCGGCCTCTCCGCACTGCCTCAAGCAATGCGTTGCGGATTTCACCCTGCCTGGACGGTGTGTGGCAGGCAGCCAGTATGTCCACGCCGGCTTCAACCGCCAACACAGCGGCTTCCCCGATCCCGTATCTGCTGATGATGCCCTTCATCTCCATGCAGTCGGTGATCACCACGCCTTTATAGCCCAGTTCACCGCGCAGGAGTCCGTCAATCACCTTCGGCGACAGGGTGCCCGGCAGATCCGAATCGATGGCCTCGAAGATGATGTGCGCCGTCATCACGAAATCGACGCCCGCCTCGATCGCCGCGATGAACGGGGGCAGTTCCACCCTCCGCAGGCGATCCATCGTCCACGGCAGCACCGCCAGGCCGAGGTGGCTGTCAACCGCAGTGTCCCCGTGGCCCGGGAAATGCTTGGCGCACGCGATGGTCCCGTTGGACTGATACCCCGTCACCTGCGCGGTTACCATGCGGGCGACCAGCGCCGGGTCCTCGCCGAAGGAGCGGACGCCGATGATGGGGTTGTCCGGGTTGTTGTTCACGTCGGCATCGGGCGCGAAATCCAGGTTGATGCCGATGGCGCTGAGTTCCGCGCTCACGGCGGAGGCCGCGCGTTCCGCCAGCGAAACGTCGCGCGTGGCGCCCAGCGGCATGGCGCCCGGCATCACGGTAAACGGCTTCTTCATGCGGCACACGTGGCCGCCCTCCTGGTCGGTGGAGTAGAACAGCGGGATCTCGCACTCCGCCTGAACAGCGTTGTGCAGCGCGGCCACCTGCGCCGGACTCTCCACGTTCCGGCCCATCAGGATGACGCCCCCCACCTTCCAATCGCGTAGGAGACGCAGCGCGTTCGAGTTGACCGCCGTGGCGGCCTTCTCCGGCGCGGCGCCGGGATAGCCTTCGCTGAGGCTCGGTCCGGCGGCGTCATCAGCCTGCCAGCCGAACAAAAGCTTCTGGCCGACCTTCTCCTCCAGCGTCATTTCTTCCAGGCGTTTCACGGTCTAGGGCTCCTTGATAACCGTCGGGTGACGTGATTGAGCGTGCGCGACGCTCTCATGAGATGGTAGTTGGCCGGCGCGAGAGGGGTCAAAATGGGTGTCCGGGACGGCCCTCCGGGGCAGGTGTAAGCGAACCGTTACGCGGGCTATGCCGAGTTCGGGGGTCGCTGGGTACCGCGGAAGCGGCGCATGCCCGACTCGACCCAGGCAGCAAATCCCGTGTCGCGCTGGCCGTCTTTTCGTTCATCCGCCACAGCGCGGCGTGCCGCCTCCGCGAAGTGAATCCTTGTTTCGAGCCCGATAAGCGTCCAGTAGGCGTCGTTTCGCGCCAGCAGGTCGTGCGCCAACCCGAGGACAATTTCGCGCGCCACTCCCCATTCGGCCCTTGTGACCACGTGGATCCAGTGCGACGAAAGCCAGGGCGAGAGCACCGGGACTTCCAGCATAATCGGGGGCCGAAGTCCGAGTGCGCCTGCCGTCTGGACGACGATTTCCTTCTCGGAAAGGCTCTCCGGACCGGGGAGATCGAAACTCGCGCCGGCCGGGATGGACACGGACAGCCCTCGCACAAGAGCTACGACGACATCCTGAATGGCGACGGGCTGTGTGAGATGCCGCATCCAGCGCGGCAACACCATGAACGGCAGACGGGCGGCGAGATCGCGCACAATCAGCCAGGACAAACTGCCGTGCCCGATGATCATGCTGGCGCGTAACTCGAGGCTGGGTATGCCGGAGGAGCGGAGCGCTTCGCCCACCTCAAGCCGGCTTGCGAGGTGTTCGGACGCGGTTCCCTGCGGAGCCACGCCACCGAGGTAAATGATGCGGGATAGCCCGGCGCGGGAAGCCGACGCGCTGAAATCCGCGGCAGCCAACCGGTCCCTCTCGCGATAGTCCGCGTCGCCACGGCCCATTCCGTGCACCAGATACAGCGCTGCCCGGCAGTCCTCGAGCGCTCGCTGCACGCCTTCTCCCGTAGCCACGTCGCCTTGGACCCAGTCGCGGTCCGGCCACCGCGCGCGGGCGAGGTCTGCGCTTCGCGAGAGCCCGCGAACCACGTAACCCGCCTCTTCCAGCGCCGGCCACACGGCCCGCCCCACGAATCCCGTGGCGCCAGTGACGAGGATTCGGCCGGCGGTGCTCATAGCGGAACCTCCCGGCTCTGCGCGCGCAGCGAACACGAGAGCCGCTTAAGATATCGGCAGGTGACTACACCGTGGTACCACCCATAGGCCGCGGCGACGGCGCGTCGCAAGGGATTCCGCGAGAACTGCGCCGGGATGAACCGGGACGGATAGCCTTCAACACGCGCTGTCAGCCGGTGGCGCCACAAGTCTTCGTTCAGTTGCCGCATCGACCACGTAAAGGTGATGCTTCCGTACGAGGACTCCAAGCGGGCCAGCCGTCCTCCTGTGATGATCCAGCGGCGTGTGGCGCTTGTCGGGGTCAGTTCAGTTGTGGGGTGGCCGAACTGAAGAAGCGAGACTCCGCCGGGGAGAGAGCACTGAACGCACTCCGTGTCCACGCGGAGACCAACCAGCCGAAGAGCGCTCGCCCCGACGGCCGCAAAGTGCTCACGGTCCATCCGTTCGGGGAGCAAGGGGATCAGGCACTCGGGCAAAGGGGGGCCATCCCATTCGAGGGCCTGTTCGGCGTTGAGGAATCCCGCGCTAAGGTCGGTGTTGGATTCGCACGAGTTCCGACAATGCGCATGCGCGCTCCGGTGATCCATGGTGCCATGTTGGGAGGGGTCGAAGTCGTTGCATGACGGCGCCTTTGAGCCCCACACCTGAATCAACACAACCGGCAAGCGGTCTGGTTCCTGGCGGAGTCCGTGCCAGTCAAGCCATTCGTCCAATTGCGCCCTTGCGTCCCGAAATGGAACTGAACGCGTAGGTATCCTTGCCGCGTCTCTTGGCGCGGTACATCGCCGAGTCGGCGTCAAACAGGAGCGTCTCCGCTGTAGCGCCATCGTAGGGGTAGACCGCAATCCCGATGCTTGCGGAGATAGCCATGCCGCACGCGTTGCACGATCGCACCGCCGCGAGCAGTTTCCGGGCGATCATATCGATGTTCTCCGCGTCGCGAAGGTCGGGACAG encodes:
- a CDS encoding glycoside hydrolase family 32 protein; the encoded protein is MPMAYANSTEDFGEQALRDRQALASDPQRPVYHFVAPKNWMNDPNGLIQLNGEYHLFYQHNPQGAAWGNMTWGHASSRDLVHWKDLPFALRPDAPYDKDGVFSGCMVNDAGTATAVYTGTAPEVQCIATSKDMLTWQKPSVNPVIPGPPPGLQVTGFRDPFVWKDGAGWLAVIGSGIRDVGGAILLYRSKDLRTWEYLHPAFVGDKTKTGDMWECPNLFALGNKWVLMVSTNGQSYHFVGSFLDGKFSPESEAGTDQGGGLYAPLTFRDGKGRRIMFGWLWEQRGDAARYGWQGAQSLPRVITLGTDGRLRYEPAREVESLRGERTRLKDVSVTPGGLKPLNGVKGDALEIDAHIAPGEAQTVGLVVRRSPGGEEETRIVYDAKAGTLSVDRSQSSTDPNADKGARSAPLKLVNGEALNLRVFIDHSVLEVFANGRTCLTSRIYPSRPDSLGVGAFAEGGAANIRQLDAWTMKPIWPTAAPSAR
- the nagZ gene encoding beta-N-acetylhexosaminidase, with amino-acid sequence MKRLEEMTLEEKVGQKLLFGWQADDAAGPSLSEGYPGAAPEKAATAVNSNALRLLRDWKVGGVILMGRNVESPAQVAALHNAVQAECEIPLFYSTDQEGGHVCRMKKPFTVMPGAMPLGATRDVSLAERAASAVSAELSAIGINLDFAPDADVNNNPDNPIIGVRSFGEDPALVARMVTAQVTGYQSNGTIACAKHFPGHGDTAVDSHLGLAVLPWTMDRLRRVELPPFIAAIEAGVDFVMTAHIIFEAIDSDLPGTLSPKVIDGLLRGELGYKGVVITDCMEMKGIISRYGIGEAAVLAVEAGVDILAACHTPSRQGEIRNALLEAVRRGRIPESRIDESVERILASKAKYDLEARRVVDVDSVMKVVGCVDHRALEHEIARRSVTVVKDEAKRIPLRPGKTLVVGPPDPARALAEEIASARLFQSLDTAPVEHVGIGPAFTNEQLAEVAAKSAGATAIVVLTKHKEPWTQVPQDEAAQAEMIKSMIALDKPVVVAAIRNPYDIRHFPQAPTYLCTYGYTAASLTALAEVLVGAVEPTGRLPVTLPMDGAAPIPAAVEEDTTKWGF
- a CDS encoding NAD-dependent epimerase/dehydratase family protein, with product MSTAGRILVTGATGFVGRAVWPALEEAGYVVRGLSRSADLARARWPDRDWVQGDVATGEGVQRALEDCRAALYLVHGMGRGDADYRERDRLAAADFSASASRAGLSRIIYLGGVAPQGTASEHLASRLEVGEALRSSGIPSLELRASMIIGHGSLSWLIVRDLAARLPFMVLPRWMRHLTQPVAIQDVVVALVRGLSVSIPAGASFDLPGPESLSEKEIVVQTAGALGLRPPIMLEVPVLSPWLSSHWIHVVTRAEWGVAREIVLGLAHDLLARNDAYWTLIGLETRIHFAEAARRAVADERKDGQRDTGFAAWVESGMRRFRGTQRPPNSA